The following proteins are co-located in the Paenibacillus sp. JNUCC32 genome:
- a CDS encoding ABC transporter substrate-binding protein, with the protein MKKKSWIWSLILLFSIVTGCSGGNAPQAGSDAGDEPSDNPPAQDAVTLDFWYGWTGPEAEALEALIAKWNSANPDIQVKGLSQSDYQKQLTAITGGNPPDIASQFGQNVVPWGLRGAMMPLDDYIAKDGVDLKDFVPAALSTSQHEGKTYAIPTAMHVSMLFYNKDILQEAGYDGPPETISDLKEYIKKLSVAQDDGRLQRLGLWPGMDAYTFSYAFNGSFYDEATQQVTPDHPGIQSAIKLSKEIWDQYGSDNLDRFSSGLGQYMSAQNPFFSGKYAMTIDGEWLPTFIKQYSPDLNYGIAPIPYDESNPELKNSGNVTTSVFYIPKGVKNPDASWKFIKWITEPEQMAEFTAALGNLPTRNSAFSNPLYEDVPGFKEFLDYSRSENLKSFPASSYANEYMTEFSAQYDAILRGTVSMEEGLDKVKAKIQPLVK; encoded by the coding sequence ATGAAGAAGAAATCATGGATCTGGAGCCTTATTCTATTATTCTCTATCGTAACAGGATGCTCGGGCGGTAATGCGCCCCAAGCAGGCAGTGATGCTGGTGACGAGCCATCCGATAATCCGCCTGCCCAGGATGCCGTAACGCTCGACTTCTGGTACGGATGGACCGGACCGGAAGCGGAGGCGTTGGAAGCGTTGATTGCCAAGTGGAACAGCGCCAATCCCGACATTCAAGTGAAGGGCTTATCCCAAAGCGATTACCAGAAACAGCTTACCGCGATCACCGGGGGCAATCCTCCGGACATCGCATCCCAATTCGGACAAAATGTCGTGCCGTGGGGACTCCGTGGCGCCATGATGCCGCTGGATGATTATATAGCGAAGGACGGCGTCGATCTTAAGGACTTCGTGCCGGCTGCCCTAAGCACGTCACAGCATGAAGGCAAGACGTATGCAATCCCGACGGCCATGCACGTGTCCATGCTGTTCTACAACAAGGATATTTTGCAGGAAGCCGGTTATGACGGTCCGCCGGAAACGATAAGCGATTTGAAAGAGTATATCAAGAAGCTGAGCGTCGCTCAGGATGACGGCCGCCTCCAGCGGCTTGGATTGTGGCCGGGCATGGATGCGTATACGTTCAGTTATGCCTTTAACGGATCGTTTTATGATGAAGCAACGCAGCAGGTGACGCCTGATCATCCGGGGATCCAATCGGCCATCAAGCTCTCGAAGGAGATCTGGGATCAATACGGTTCCGATAATCTGGACCGATTCTCCTCCGGGCTCGGCCAATACATGTCGGCACAGAATCCGTTCTTCTCGGGCAAATACGCGATGACGATTGACGGAGAATGGCTGCCCACCTTCATCAAGCAATACTCGCCTGATCTGAACTACGGCATAGCTCCCATTCCTTATGATGAGAGCAACCCGGAACTTAAAAACTCCGGAAATGTAACCACCAGCGTATTCTATATTCCGAAAGGCGTCAAAAACCCGGACGCTTCCTGGAAATTCATCAAATGGATAACCGAGCCGGAGCAAATGGCCGAGTTTACGGCTGCCCTCGGGAATCTCCCGACTCGAAATTCGGCCTTCTCCAACCCGCTCTACGAGGATGTGCCAGGGTTTAAGGAATTCCTCGACTATTCGAGGAGCGAAAACCTGAAGTCCTTCCCGGCTTCTTCCTACGCGAACGAGTACATGACGGAGTTCAGCGCGCAATATGACGCTATTCTCCGAGGCACCGTCAGCATGGAGGAAGGCCTGGACAAGGTGAAGGCCAAGATTCAGCCGCTGGTGAAATGA
- a CDS encoding carbohydrate ABC transporter permease encodes MRVSTANQRKPVSGWSRKERHYVYLGLAFASPWIIGFLAFTVYPFFGSLYLSLTEYDLFSPPQWVGLQNYEQILADDRFYKSLGNTFFMAFISVPITLAVSLLIAVMLNFKVKGINYYRTIFYLPSVIPIVASALLWTWMLNPDFGLVNLALRTLGLADPAWLLDPRYTKPSLILMSLWGSGAGALIFLAALQGVPRQYYEAAQVDGANWWYRFWKITVPALSPIILFQLIMGLIGAFQIFTESYILAGGKVDGSGSLGGPEQSLLFYAVNLYQEAFVFLKMGYASALAWILFIIVLLITFILLKTSGRWVYYGGE; translated from the coding sequence ATGAGAGTCTCCACAGCAAATCAACGAAAGCCCGTATCAGGCTGGTCCAGGAAGGAACGTCATTATGTGTATCTTGGCCTGGCGTTCGCCTCTCCTTGGATCATCGGGTTTCTCGCTTTTACCGTCTATCCGTTCTTCGGCTCGCTCTATCTGAGTCTGACCGAATACGATTTATTCAGCCCTCCCCAGTGGGTGGGACTGCAGAATTACGAGCAAATCCTCGCGGATGACCGCTTCTATAAATCGCTCGGTAACACCTTTTTCATGGCGTTCATATCCGTGCCGATCACGCTGGCCGTCTCACTGCTGATTGCCGTGATGCTCAATTTCAAAGTAAAGGGGATCAATTATTACCGCACCATCTTCTACCTTCCGTCCGTCATACCGATCGTTGCAAGCGCTCTATTGTGGACATGGATGCTGAACCCCGACTTCGGGTTGGTTAACTTGGCACTTCGCACCCTGGGTTTAGCAGACCCGGCGTGGCTGCTGGATCCACGTTATACGAAACCGTCTCTTATCCTGATGAGCCTGTGGGGCTCGGGTGCCGGCGCTTTAATCTTCCTGGCCGCCCTCCAGGGCGTGCCAAGGCAATATTATGAAGCGGCTCAGGTGGACGGAGCGAACTGGTGGTACCGCTTCTGGAAGATCACGGTCCCTGCCCTGTCCCCCATCATTCTTTTTCAGCTCATCATGGGGCTGATCGGCGCCTTTCAAATCTTTACGGAATCGTATATTTTGGCTGGCGGCAAGGTGGATGGAAGCGGCTCATTGGGCGGGCCGGAGCAATCGCTGCTGTTCTATGCGGTCAATTTGTATCAGGAAGCCTTTGTCTTTCTGAAGATGGGTTATGCCTCGGCGCTCGCCTGGATTCTGTTCATCATCGTGCTGCTGATTACGTTCATCCTGTTAAAAACGTCGGGCCGCTGGGTCTATTACGGAGGTGAGTAA
- a CDS encoding carbohydrate ABC transporter permease: MAVRLRVILPHVVLLLFAVIFLFPFVWLVMTSLKTPEEILEFPPSIFPETFQWSNYKEALSAIPFTRYMMNTFLICMVNIIGQLFSAPLVAYSISRIPWRGRNIIFTIVVATMILPAQVQMIPQYIIFTKLGWVNTIMPLTIGAFFGAPFFIFLLRQFLLGVPTELSEAAKIDGASELRIYIKIIMPILKPALATVALFSFVWSYVDFMGPLIYLNDSAKWTITVGLQSFQQDHGAQWEKLMAASTIMAIPMILIYFFGQKYFMKSGSALTGFK, translated from the coding sequence ATGGCTGTCAGGTTGCGGGTTATCTTGCCGCATGTAGTCCTTCTTCTATTCGCTGTGATCTTCCTGTTTCCATTTGTATGGCTGGTGATGACCTCGCTGAAAACGCCGGAGGAGATACTCGAGTTCCCGCCGAGCATTTTCCCGGAGACGTTCCAGTGGTCCAATTATAAAGAGGCGCTTTCTGCCATTCCGTTTACCCGCTACATGATGAACACGTTTCTGATTTGTATGGTGAATATCATCGGCCAGCTATTCTCTGCACCGCTGGTAGCCTACTCGATTTCCCGCATCCCCTGGAGGGGCCGGAACATCATCTTTACCATCGTCGTGGCAACCATGATTCTGCCGGCTCAAGTGCAGATGATTCCGCAGTACATCATCTTCACCAAGCTCGGCTGGGTCAATACGATCATGCCGCTTACCATCGGCGCATTCTTCGGGGCGCCGTTCTTCATCTTTTTGCTTCGGCAGTTTCTGCTTGGCGTGCCGACCGAATTGTCCGAGGCAGCAAAGATCGACGGGGCTTCGGAGCTGCGGATCTATATCAAGATCATTATGCCGATCCTGAAGCCGGCACTGGCCACCGTTGCTTTATTCTCTTTTGTGTGGTCGTACGTGGATTTCATGGGACCGCTCATCTATCTGAACGATTCGGCCAAATGGACCATCACCGTCGGCCTGCAAAGCTTTCAGCAGGACCACGGGGCACAGTGGGAGAAACTGATGGCGGCATCCACCATCATGGCGATTCCCATGATCCTGATCTATTTCTTCGGACAGAAGTATTTCATGAAATCGGGATCGGCGTTGACCGGGTTTAAATAA
- a CDS encoding GNAT family N-acetyltransferase, with product MTYHITAMTEAFADQIMSWNYEPPYDVYDSGQDEEFRRELLECSYYAILDDEQQLIGFCCTGSSAQIPIAIPLGAYDEDLLDIGLGMKPELTGKGLGHKFLSCVLASMGELHQRKSFRLTVARFNERAIRLYAKLGFSEAAMFDKGGTSFMTMVKKPGASSNSKKGISQDPGSFETPSI from the coding sequence ATGACTTATCATATCACTGCCATGACGGAGGCGTTTGCCGATCAAATCATGTCTTGGAACTATGAGCCTCCCTATGACGTCTACGACAGCGGACAGGATGAGGAGTTTCGAAGAGAGCTTCTGGAATGTTCGTATTACGCCATACTGGACGATGAGCAGCAATTGATCGGTTTTTGCTGCACGGGTTCATCAGCCCAAATACCGATTGCGATCCCGTTAGGGGCATACGATGAGGATCTGCTCGATATCGGACTCGGCATGAAACCGGAGCTGACGGGAAAAGGCTTGGGACACAAGTTCCTCTCCTGCGTGCTGGCATCCATGGGAGAACTTCACCAACGCAAATCGTTTCGGCTGACTGTAGCCCGATTCAACGAACGAGCCATTCGCCTGTATGCCAAGCTTGGCTTCTCGGAGGCTGCAATGTTCGATAAGGGCGGCACCTCCTTCATGACGATGGTCAAAAAGCCCGGGGCATCTTCAAACAGCAAGAAGGGCATCTCGCAAGATCCAGGATCTTTTGAGACACCCTCTATTTGA
- a CDS encoding GyrI-like domain-containing protein — MSHSQQQNQSERWIETRPAMSIQGVGVRTTNEAEAGPQGKIPQLWDRYFQSGLQARLSDKDQAIYGLYTDYESDASGSYTLIIGNRIDEDVAAETSSELQQASVPASRYLVFRTRRGPLMEIVPEVWHEIWSYFDQAAEKRTYTGDYERYDMQQFDPANTVVNVYIAIE, encoded by the coding sequence ATGAGTCATAGTCAACAGCAGAATCAAAGTGAACGATGGATCGAAACTAGACCCGCCATGTCCATTCAGGGCGTCGGCGTCCGAACGACAAACGAAGCGGAGGCAGGACCGCAAGGCAAAATACCGCAGTTATGGGATCGGTATTTCCAAAGCGGCTTGCAGGCACGATTATCTGATAAGGATCAAGCCATCTATGGGTTGTACACGGATTACGAAAGCGACGCATCCGGGTCGTATACCTTAATAATCGGCAACAGGATAGATGAAGACGTGGCTGCCGAAACCTCCAGTGAACTTCAGCAAGCCTCCGTCCCTGCATCCAGGTATTTGGTATTCCGGACAAGACGCGGCCCCTTAATGGAGATCGTGCCTGAGGTATGGCATGAAATTTGGAGCTACTTCGACCAAGCGGCGGAAAAAAGAACCTATACGGGCGATTACGAACGCTATGACATGCAGCAGTTTGATCCTGCGAATACTGTGGTGAACGTATATATCGCAATTGAATAG